In Nocardioides cavernae, a single genomic region encodes these proteins:
- a CDS encoding NADPH-dependent FMN reductase yields the protein MNNRVAVVVGNPKPRSRTYESALILADRLGGADLVVDLADHASELFDWAAPRVTELVEEVASSLVVVVASPTYKATYTGLLKAFLDRFPHQGLGGVTAIPLMLGASPVHSLATEHGLRPLLVELGASVPTRGLYVLDSEHDRPETYDAWFATAQQLLPTLPAPAPSLEVSSA from the coding sequence GTGAACAACAGAGTCGCCGTCGTGGTCGGCAACCCCAAGCCACGCTCCCGCACGTACGAGTCCGCACTGATCCTCGCCGACCGGCTCGGTGGTGCCGACCTCGTGGTCGACCTCGCCGACCATGCCTCGGAGCTCTTCGACTGGGCTGCGCCACGCGTCACCGAGCTGGTCGAGGAGGTCGCCTCCAGCCTGGTCGTGGTCGTCGCCAGCCCGACCTACAAGGCGACCTACACCGGGCTGCTCAAGGCGTTCCTCGACCGCTTCCCCCACCAGGGGCTCGGCGGCGTGACCGCGATCCCGCTGATGCTCGGCGCGTCGCCGGTGCACTCGCTCGCCACCGAGCACGGGCTCCGCCCGCTCCTCGTCGAGCTGGGCGCGTCCGTGCCGACCCGCGGGCTCTACGTCCTCGACTCCGAGCACGACCGGCCCGAGACGTACGACGCGTGGTTCGCCACCGCTCAGCAGCTCCTGCCGACCCTGCCCGCTCCCGCCCCCTCCCTGGAGGTGTCGTCCGCATGA
- a CDS encoding flavin reductase family protein: MTAHAHPHHASVPAIDQRALRDAFGAFPSGVVAVAASVKGQLTGIAASSFTSVSIDPPLVSFSIATSSSTWPLLREAEHLGISVLADHHDAVCRQLAGPREERFDGLPFKVTGNGAVLLDEAVATYDCSLHEEVVAGDHVIVLLEVHDVGGGDGEHPLVFHRSAFAKLHRDDLDPARLDGRINGAEVDRGTRESDSATASRDDAEDAA; the protein is encoded by the coding sequence ATGACCGCACACGCCCACCCGCACCACGCGTCCGTCCCGGCCATCGACCAGCGCGCCCTGCGCGACGCCTTCGGCGCCTTCCCCTCCGGGGTCGTCGCCGTCGCGGCGTCGGTGAAGGGACAGCTGACCGGGATCGCCGCGTCGTCGTTCACCTCCGTGAGCATCGACCCGCCGCTCGTGTCGTTCTCCATCGCCACCTCGAGCTCCACCTGGCCGCTGCTGCGTGAGGCCGAGCACCTCGGCATCAGCGTGCTGGCCGACCACCACGACGCGGTGTGCCGGCAGCTGGCCGGCCCGCGCGAGGAGCGCTTCGACGGCCTGCCGTTCAAGGTCACCGGCAACGGGGCGGTGCTGCTCGACGAGGCCGTCGCGACCTACGACTGCTCCCTGCACGAGGAGGTCGTCGCCGGCGACCACGTCATCGTGCTGCTCGAGGTGCACGACGTCGGCGGGGGAGACGGCGAGCACCCTCTCGTGTTCCACCGCTCGGCCTTCGCCAAGCTGCACCGCGACGACCTCGACCCCGCCCGCCTCGACGGCCGGATCAACGGCGCCGAGGTCGACCGGGGCACCCGCGAGTCCGACTCCGCCACCGCGTCACGCGACGACGCGGAGGACGCCGCATGA
- a CDS encoding MFS transporter produces the protein MMNTPRPSSPPPLRSSAEQRRGDPKNKGKHTGVAADVPPSPRRVALASAVGATIEWYDFFLYGTAAAVVFDKLYFNGLDGPAAQFAAFATFAVGFFARPIGGLIFGHYGDRIGRKQMLLLTLVIMGVGTALIGMLPTYDQIGVWAPIALVLLRVLQGIGVGGEYGGAVLLAVEYAPAERRGFYGSFAHIGVPGGLVLAAGAFSLAGMLPEEAFLAWGWRACFLVSIALLGIGAYIRLSVMETPEFAKVQERKEISRLPLRDLLREQPRPLLLGMGTRYIEGFTFNLFSVYLLAYVATNLELPRSWALDAILVGAALGVVLVPIAGALSDRVGRKPVYRVGAWIGLLFAFPAAFLVQTENRWAISLVFVVGLGVIYGTVYGPLAAFWSELFDTRYRYTALSTLYQVSGILASGLTPLIAAWLVTRGDGTLWWVATYNVAVAVISLTCARFLPETRGRGLDSADPTLEPVPEGVPA, from the coding sequence ATGATGAACACCCCACGACCTTCTTCGCCTCCCCCGCTCCGCTCCTCCGCCGAACAACGCCGCGGGGACCCCAAGAACAAGGGCAAGCACACCGGCGTGGCCGCCGACGTACCCCCGTCCCCGCGCCGCGTCGCACTGGCCTCGGCCGTCGGCGCCACGATCGAGTGGTACGACTTCTTCCTCTACGGCACCGCCGCCGCAGTGGTCTTCGACAAGCTCTACTTCAACGGCCTGGACGGACCGGCCGCGCAGTTCGCGGCCTTCGCGACCTTCGCCGTCGGGTTCTTCGCCCGACCGATCGGCGGCCTGATCTTCGGCCACTACGGCGACCGCATCGGGCGCAAGCAGATGCTCCTGCTGACCCTGGTCATCATGGGCGTCGGCACCGCGCTGATCGGCATGCTGCCGACCTACGACCAGATCGGCGTCTGGGCGCCGATCGCCCTGGTGCTGCTGCGGGTGCTGCAGGGCATCGGCGTGGGCGGTGAGTACGGCGGCGCGGTGCTGCTCGCCGTGGAGTACGCCCCTGCCGAGCGCCGAGGCTTCTACGGCAGCTTCGCCCACATCGGCGTGCCCGGCGGGCTCGTCCTGGCCGCCGGCGCCTTCTCCCTGGCCGGGATGCTGCCCGAGGAGGCCTTCCTCGCCTGGGGCTGGCGCGCCTGCTTCCTGGTGAGCATCGCGCTGCTCGGCATCGGCGCCTACATCCGACTTTCCGTCATGGAGACCCCGGAGTTCGCCAAGGTCCAGGAGCGCAAGGAGATCTCGCGACTCCCGCTGCGCGACCTGCTGCGTGAGCAGCCCCGGCCGCTGCTGCTCGGCATGGGCACGCGCTACATCGAGGGCTTCACCTTCAACCTCTTCTCGGTCTACCTGCTCGCCTACGTGGCGACCAACCTCGAGCTGCCGCGCAGCTGGGCCCTGGACGCGATCCTGGTCGGGGCGGCGCTCGGGGTCGTGCTGGTGCCGATCGCCGGAGCGCTGAGCGACCGGGTGGGGCGCAAGCCGGTCTACCGGGTGGGGGCCTGGATCGGCCTGCTGTTCGCCTTCCCGGCGGCCTTCCTCGTGCAGACCGAGAACCGCTGGGCCATCTCGCTCGTCTTCGTCGTCGGCCTCGGCGTCATCTACGGGACGGTCTACGGGCCGCTCGCTGCCTTCTGGTCCGAGCTGTTCGACACCCGGTACCGCTACACCGCCCTCAGCACGCTCTACCAGGTCTCCGGCATCCTCGCGTCCGGGCTGACGCCGCTCATCGCGGCGTGGTTGGTCACCCGCGGTGACGGGACCCTGTGGTGGGTCGCGACCTACAACGTGGCGGTCGCCGTGATCTCGCTGACCTGCGCGCGGTTCCTGCCCGAGACCCGCGGCCGTGGACTCGACAGCGCCGATCCGACGCTGGAGCCCGTCCCCGAGGGCGTCCCGGCCTGA
- a CDS encoding DUF4349 domain-containing protein has protein sequence MTLTATRSRTAGLLTALTMTALLAACSADDSGSDAVSGDVSSETSSDTAGSSSGSSSESGAGRSATQSDAGGSSDDSTGGSSEASSGQDGPTTPELQRSVISSGTVSLAGEDVRATRQDVQRVVDAQGGEITDETTETDAEGDTSYVRMVVRVPSRKFGETMSALEQVGVLRSSDRGSDDVTTQVIDNGARVRAQEASLRRVELLLADARDLKDVIWIESQLTGRQAELDSLKSQQSWLADQTSLSTITVDITTHQVVEDEPEEERPTGFLAGLDGGSKAMGTLFTIVTTMVGALLPFAAVAAVFGLPVWLVVRRRRTAASRTPAA, from the coding sequence ATGACCCTCACCGCGACCCGCTCCCGCACCGCGGGACTCCTCACCGCCCTCACCATGACGGCCCTGCTGGCCGCCTGCTCCGCCGACGACAGCGGCAGCGACGCCGTCTCCGGGGACGTCTCGAGCGAGACGTCCAGCGACACGGCCGGGAGCTCGTCCGGGAGCTCATCGGAGAGTGGCGCCGGACGGTCCGCTACGCAGTCGGACGCCGGCGGCTCGTCGGACGACTCCACGGGTGGGTCGTCCGAAGCCTCGAGCGGGCAGGACGGCCCGACCACCCCCGAGCTGCAGCGCTCGGTCATCTCGAGCGGCACCGTCTCGCTCGCCGGCGAGGACGTCCGGGCGACTCGCCAGGACGTGCAGCGCGTCGTCGACGCGCAGGGCGGCGAGATCACCGACGAGACCACCGAGACCGACGCCGAGGGTGACACCTCCTACGTGCGGATGGTGGTGCGGGTGCCGAGCCGGAAGTTCGGCGAGACGATGTCCGCGCTGGAGCAGGTCGGAGTGCTGCGCTCGTCCGACCGCGGCTCCGACGACGTCACCACCCAGGTCATCGACAACGGCGCCCGCGTCCGCGCACAGGAGGCCAGCCTGCGACGCGTCGAGCTGTTGCTCGCCGACGCCCGCGACCTCAAGGACGTCATCTGGATCGAGTCGCAGCTCACCGGCCGGCAGGCCGAGCTGGACTCGCTGAAGTCCCAGCAGTCGTGGCTGGCCGACCAGACCTCGCTGTCGACCATCACGGTCGACATCACCACCCACCAGGTCGTCGAGGACGAGCCCGAGGAGGAGCGGCCGACGGGATTCCTCGCCGGGCTCGACGGCGGCTCGAAGGCCATGGGGACGCTGTTCACCATCGTGACCACGATGGTCGGCGCGCTGCTGCCCTTCGCCGCGGTGGCCGCAGTGTTCGGGCTGCCGGTCTGGCTCGTCGTACGCCGTCGCCGGACCGCCGCGTCGCGAACGCCCGCCGCGTAG